One Vicugna pacos chromosome 33, VicPac4, whole genome shotgun sequence genomic region harbors:
- the PATE2 gene encoding prostate and testis expressed protein 2, whose amino-acid sequence MVAPFLLYVAFLVCVSKGEFQEHLTGPSEMCYKCKQYHLGTCYDTMKSCFLKYHQSCAVENIYILTRKGRSMYFYSKLSCMTNCKDINFLSFDRRTELICCKHKNYCNLPEGV is encoded by the exons ATGGTTGCTCCGTTTCTGCTGTACGTCGCCTTTCTGGTCTGCGTGAGTAAGG GTGAATTTCAGGAACATCTGACCG GGCCTTCAGAGATGTGTTATAAATGTAAACAATATCATCTTGGGACGTGCTACGACACCATGAAGTCCTGCTTCCTGAAGTACCATCAGTCCTGTGCGGTTGAGAACATTTACATACTTACAAGAAAAG GGCGGAGTATGTATTTTTATTCAAAACTGTCATGCATGACCAACTGTAAGGACATCAACTTCTTAAGTTTTGATAGGAGAACAGAGCTTATCTGTTGCAAACATAAAAACTATTGCAACCTCCCTGAGGGAGTCTAG
- the PATE1 gene encoding prostate and testis expressed protein 1 — MDKSLLRGLPILLCCFGGLLSLLSPSSLAQTVEIIQCRMCHLQFPGEKCSRGRGVCTAAPEEACTTGRIFRNDGTPWLTFRGCLENCANVDNIKWSIYLVNFRCCRSHDLCNENL, encoded by the exons ATGGACAAGTCCCTCCTGCGAGGACTCCCCATCCTGCTCTGCTGTTTTGGAG GTCTGCTCTCACTTCTGTCTCCCTCCTCTCTGGCCCAAACTGTAGAAATTATTCAGTGTAGGATGTGCCACCTCCAGTTTCCAGGAGAGAAGTGTTCCAGAGGCAGAGGAGTGTGCACTGCAGCACCAGAAGAGGCTTGCACAACTGGGAGGATTTTCAGAA ACGATGGTACCCCCTGGTTAACCTTCAGGGGCTGCCTAGAGAACTGTGCTAATGTGGACAATATAAAATGGAGCATCTACCTGGTAAACTTCAGGTGCTGCAGGAGCCATGACTTGTGCAATGAAAACCTCTAG
- the PATE3 gene encoding prostate and testis expressed protein 3 isoform X1 gives MMSPIPMIQQVREPMNNSAAPLKCVTCHLRTEMDRCRRGFGICVAKKYETCLLLKILQDDIFQLAYMVCQKFCRDLTYKINSRTYVHKCCNHNYCNFKSLAHAFF, from the exons atgATGTCTCCAATCCCCATGATTCAACAGGTGAGAGAGCCCATGAACAACT CAGCGGCGCCCCTGAAATGTGTAACGTGCCACCTCCGCACAGAGATGGATCGCTGTAGAAGAGGCTTTGGAATCTGTGTTGCCAAGAAGTATGAGACCTGCTTGCTCTTAAAGATCCTCCAGG ATGACATTTTCCAGTTAGCATACATGGTGTGTCAGAAATTCTGCAGAGACTTGACATACAAGATCAACAGTCGAACTTATGTTCATAAGTGCTGCAACCACAATTACTGTAACTTCAAAAGTCTAGCACATGCTTTCTTCTGA
- the PATE3 gene encoding prostate and testis expressed protein 3 isoform X2, which translates to MMSPIPMIQQVREPMNNSAPLKCVTCHLRTEMDRCRRGFGICVAKKYETCLLLKILQDDIFQLAYMVCQKFCRDLTYKINSRTYVHKCCNHNYCNFKSLAHAFF; encoded by the exons atgATGTCTCCAATCCCCATGATTCAACAGGTGAGAGAGCCCATGAACAACT CGGCGCCCCTGAAATGTGTAACGTGCCACCTCCGCACAGAGATGGATCGCTGTAGAAGAGGCTTTGGAATCTGTGTTGCCAAGAAGTATGAGACCTGCTTGCTCTTAAAGATCCTCCAGG ATGACATTTTCCAGTTAGCATACATGGTGTGTCAGAAATTCTGCAGAGACTTGACATACAAGATCAACAGTCGAACTTATGTTCATAAGTGCTGCAACCACAATTACTGTAACTTCAAAAGTCTAGCACATGCTTTCTTCTGA